The sequence below is a genomic window from Streptomyces sp. NBC_00582.
CCGGAGACGTCCGCGCGGTTGCCGGAGGAGACGAAGGTGGAGACGCCGGTGGTGCCGGTGACGCCGCCGCCGCGCCGGTGCAGCCGGGACAGCAGGGCGATGCCGATGGCGCCGGACTGGGCGAACAGTCCGATGCGGCCGGGGCGCGGCATCTCGGGGGCGAGGGAGGCGTTGAGCCGCACCTGCGGGGAGGTGTTGATGACGCCGAAGGCGTTGGGGCCGATGATCCGCATGCCGTGGCTGCGCGCCTGCCGGACGAGGGCGCGCTGGCGTTCGCGGCCGTCGGGGCCGCTCTCGGCGTACCCGGCGGAGAGGACGACGAGCCCCTGGACGCCGTGTTCGCCGCACTCGGTGACGACCTCGGGCACTTGGTCGGCGGGGACGGCGACGATCGCGAGATCGACGGGGCCGTCGATGTCGCGCACCGAGCGGTGGGCGGGGATGCCGTCGAGCTCCTTGAGGTCGTCGGGGAAGGCACGGTTCACGGCGTGCAGGGCGCCGGTGAAGCCGGCTTCCCGGAGGTTGCCGAGGACGCCGCGGCCGACGCCGCCGGGGGTGCGCCCGGTGCCGACGACGGCGACGGAGCCGGGGGCCAGCAGCCGTCGTACGGAGTGGGACTCGGCGCGCTGTTCCCGCGCGCGCTGCACGGCCAGGGACCGCGCGGTGGGTTCGAGGTCGAACTCCAGGCGGACCACGCCGTCCTCGAAGCTGCGCTGCTGGGTGTAACCGGCGTCCGTGAACACCTTGATCATCTTGGTGTTGGCGGGCAGCACCTCGGCGGCGAAGCGGCGGATGCCGCGCTCGCGGGCGACGGCCGCGATGTGTTCGAGGAGGGCGGAGGCGACACCGCGCCCCTGGTGGGCGTCCTGGACGAGGAAGGCGACCTCGGCCTCGTCGGCCGGCGCGGAGGCGGCCATGCCGTCGGCACCAATGCGGTCATAGCGTACGGTTGCGATGAACTCGCCGCCGACCGTGGCCGCGAGTCCCACCCTGTCCACAAAGTCGTGGTGCGTGAAGCGGTGGACGTCCTTCGCGGACAGTCGCGGGTAGGGCGCGAAGAAGCGGTAGTACTTCGACTCGTCCGAGACCTGCTCGTAGAAGCTGACCAGGCGCTCGGCGTCATCGACGGTGATGGGGCGGACGCGCGCGGTGCCGCCGTCGCGCAGCACCACGTCGGCTTCCCAGTGGGCGGGGTACTCGTGCCGGTCCGAGGCGCTCTGCATGGGGCCAGGGTACGGCTCGCGTACGACAACGGCGCGGGGCAGTCTGTGGAGGACGGAAGCAGGATCGAGGCCGCGATCCGGTGACCGCCAGAGGAACGGGACGTCCGACCCGTTCCTCACCGGCTTCACGTGTGGAACACTGGTCTAGACAACCTGAACCGAAGGGCAGCAACACATGGCTGAGCGCCGCGTCAACGTCGGCTGGGCCGAGGGCCTCCACGCCCGCCCCGCCTCCATCTTCGTCCGAGCCGCCACGGCCGCAGGCGTCCCGGTGACGATCGCCAAGGCCGACGGCAACCCCGTCAACGCGGCCTCCATGCTGGCCGTCCTCGGCCTCGGCGCGAAGGGCGGCGAGGAGATCGTCCTCGCCTCCGACGCCGAGGGCGCGGACATCGCCCTGGACCGGCTGGCGAAGCTGGTCGCCGAGGGTCTCGAGGAGCTCCCCGAGACCGTCTGAGTCACCCGCGGGGCCGCGTCATCTTTCCGGTGGCGCGGCCCCGTCGCTTTTCCGGGGCACCCCGGCGCCCCCGGAGAGAAATTGCCCCTGACATAACCGGAAAACCGCCTCCGGGCACACCGGAAGCGCGCCACCGAGAATTCGGGGCGCGCTCGGAAAAGAGCAGCGGAAATACCTCTCCGCCGAATATCTCTTCTTTGTATACGGCTTCCGTGTTAATGCCGCAGACCCGTCATGTTTACGGGAGGTTGCGAAGTCCTCACACGGTCGGCGCGCTCGGCGCCGCCGGTGAAACGCAGCCGGTGGGCGGCGGTCGCGCGCTCGGTGTGCAGCGCCGTGACCGTCCGCGCGCGTTCGTGGTCGCCGCGCGCCACCGCGTCGACGATGGCGCCGTGCTCGGCCCAGGACTCCACGGGGTCGGCGGGCGCCTCCACCGCGTACATCCAGGCGATCTTGTGGCGCAGCTGGGTGAGCATCGACGTCAGGGCGTGGCTTCCCGAGGCCTGGGCGAGCGTCTCGTGGAACCAGCCGCCCAGGGAGCGCAGATCGTCGCTGTTGCCCCTCCTGGCCCGCTCCTGGCCCAGCCGGACGAGGCCGCGCAGCACCTTCAGATGGGCCTCGGTGCGCCGCTGTGCGGCCCGGGCGGCGCCGAGCGGCTCCAGGAGCATGCGCATCTCCAGCAGGTCGGCGGCCTCCCGCTCGGTCGGTTCCGCGACGCACGCGCCCGCGTGCCGCCGGGTGACGACGAAGCCCTCGGCC
It includes:
- a CDS encoding GntR family transcriptional regulator, with translation MRIPAHSVCTAIRDDIVAGVYERGSRLTEELLARRYGVSRVPVREALRTLEAEGFVVTRRHAGACVAEPTEREAADLLEMRMLLEPLGAARAAQRRTEAHLKVLRGLVRLGQERARRGNSDDLRSLGGWFHETLAQASGSHALTSMLTQLRHKIAWMYAVEAPADPVESWAEHGAIVDAVARGDHERARTVTALHTERATAAHRLRFTGGAERADRVRTSQPPVNMTGLRH
- a CDS encoding HPr family phosphocarrier protein; translated protein: MAERRVNVGWAEGLHARPASIFVRAATAAGVPVTIAKADGNPVNAASMLAVLGLGAKGGEEIVLASDAEGADIALDRLAKLVAEGLEELPETV